The following are encoded together in the Iodobacter fluviatilis genome:
- a CDS encoding EscS/YscS/HrcS family type III secretion system export apparatus protein: MNDLVFAGNRALYLVLLLSAWPIIVATIVGLLIGLFQTVTQLQEQTLPFGFKLLSVILCLFLLSGWYGETLLDFGREVFRMALGQH, encoded by the coding sequence ATGAATGATCTGGTATTCGCGGGAAATCGGGCACTGTACTTAGTATTATTGCTTTCGGCTTGGCCGATTATTGTCGCAACCATTGTAGGTTTACTTATTGGCTTGTTTCAAACAGTGACTCAGTTGCAGGAACAAACACTGCCTTTTGGTTTTAAATTATTGAGCGTCATTCTGTGCCTGTTTCTGCTCTCAGGGTGGTATGGCGAAACCTTGCTTGACTTCGGTCGGGAAGTTTTCAGG